The proteins below are encoded in one region of Sminthopsis crassicaudata isolate SCR6 chromosome 1, ASM4859323v1, whole genome shotgun sequence:
- the VKORC1 gene encoding vitamin K epoxide reductase complex subunit 1 — protein sequence MVTLAGWGSPGMARLALCLAGLALSAYALHVKAERARSREYRAYCDLGESISCSRVFSSPWSKGFGLVEPFLGPESILNQSNSVFGLIFYSLQLLLGCYSAPWASSVLMLSSVLSLLGSVYLAWILFFVLYDFCLVCVTTYAINLGLTILNYRRTRGPLRLQDRNKKHH from the exons ATGGTGACTCTCGCCGGCTGGGGGAGCCCGGGGATGGCTCGGCTCGCGCTTTGCCTGGCTGGGCTCGCGCTCTCAGCTTACGCACTGCACGTGAAGGCGGAGCGCGCGCGGAGTCGGGAGTACCGCGCCTATTGCGACCTGGGCGAGTCCATCAGCTGCTCCCGCGTGTTTTCTTCCCC ATGGAGTAAGGGCTTTGGGCTGGTGGAACCCTTCCTAGGTCCTGAAAGCATCCTGAACCAGTCCAACAGTGTCTTCGGCCTTATCTTCTATAGCCTGCAGCTCCTTCTGG GCTGCTACAGTGCTCCATGGGCCTCCTCAGTTTTGATGTTGAGCTCCGTGCTTTCTCTTTTGGGTTCAGTTTACTTAGCCTGGATCTTGTTTTTTGTGTTGTATGACTTCTGCCTGGTTTGTGTCACCACCTACGCCATCAATTTGGGTCTGACTATACTCAATTACCGGAGGACAAGGGGGCCCTTGAGACTACAGGACCGAAATAAAAAGCATCACTGA
- the BCKDK gene encoding branched-chain alpha-ketoacid dehydrogenase kinase, producing MLLASVLGGGPRGGSPLWPLASPALRFWSTSATDTHHMELARERSKTVTSFYNQSAIDAAAEKPSVRLTPTMMLYSGRSQDGSHLLKSARYLHHELPVRIAHRIKGFRSLPFIIGCNPTILHVHELYIRAFQKLSEFAPIKDQASEAQYCQLVRQLLDDHKDVVTLLAEGLRECRKHIQDEKLVRYFLDKTLTSRLGIRMLATHHLALHEDKPDFVGIICTRLSPKKIIEKWVDFARRLCEHKYGNAPRVRINGHVAARFPFIPMPLDYILPELLKNAMRATMESHLDTPYNVPDIVITIANNDIDLIIRISDRGGGIAHHHLDKVMDYHFTTAEASTQDPRISPLFGHLDTNSNGQSGPMHGFGFGLPTSRAYAEYLGGSLRLQSLQGIGTDVYLRLRHIDGKEESFRI from the exons ATGCTCTTAGCATCAGTGCTGGGGGGCGGCCCCCGTGGGGGTTCCCCACTCTGGCCACTGGCTTCCCCGGCTCTTCGATTCTGGTCCACTTCGGCCACTGACACCCATCACATGGAACTGGCCAGAGAGCGGTCCAAGACTGTCACCTCTTTCTACAACCAGTCAGCCATTGATGCTGCAGCTGAGAAG CCTTCTGTCCGTCTCACTCCCACCATGATGTTGTACTCAGGCCGTTCCCAGGATGGCAGCCACCTGCTG AAAAGTGCCCGTTACCTTCACCACGAGCTCCCTGTTCGTATAGCTCATCGTATCAAGGGCTTCCGAAGTCTGCCTTTCATCATTGGCTGCAATCCTACCATTCTCCACGTG CATGAACTCTATATCCGAGCCTTCCAAAAGCTGAGTGAATTTGCCCCG ATAAAGGACCAGGCATCTGAGGCTCAGTATTGCCAGTTGGTCCGACAACTCCTAGATGATCACAAAGATGTGGTAACTCTTCTGGCTGAGGGACTTCGAGAATGTCGGAAGCATATCCAG gATGAGAAACTGGTCCGATATTTCTTGGACAAGACACTAACTTCACGGCTGGGGATCCGTATGTTGGCCACCCATCATCTGGCTCTGCATGAGGACAAG CCTGACTTTGTGGGGATCATCTGTACTCGACTCTCCCCAAAGAAGATCATTGAGAAGTGGGTGGACTTTGCCAG GAGGCTGTGTGAACACAAGTATGGGAATGCCCCTCGAGTTCGAATCAATGGCCATGTGGCTGCCCGCTTCCCCTTCATCCCAATGCCCCTGGACTACATTCTTCCTGAGCTGCTGAAGAATGCCATGAG GGCCACAATGGAAAGCCATCTAGACACTCCATACAATGTCCCGGATATCGTCATCACTATTGCCAACAATGATATCGACCTTATAATCAG AATTTCAGATCGGGGTGGGGGCATCGCTCATCACCACTTGGACAAAGTGATGGACTACCATTTCACTACGGCCGAAGCCAGCACTCAGGATCCCCGAATTAGTCCGCTTTTTGGTCACTTGGATACAAACAGCAATGGCCAGTCAGGACCTATGCATGG GTTTGGTTTTGGTCTGCCTACATCCAGGGCCTATGCAGAATATTTAGGTGGCTCCCTTCGCCTCCAGTCCTTGCAAGGGATCGGCACAGATGTCTACCTACGACTTCGACATATTGATGGCAAGGAAGAGAGCTTCCGGATCTGA